A window of Candidatus Xiphinematobacter sp. Idaho Grape contains these coding sequences:
- the dnaX gene encoding DNA polymerase III subunit gamma/tau produces the protein MSYQVFSRKYRPQTFTELVGQGYVVNTLRNAIQLQRLAQAYLFVGPHGVGKTSVARVLAKALNCITGPTINPCGVCGSCIEIAESRSLDVLEIDGASNNGVENVRELREGVSFSPVRGPFKVYIIDEVHMLSSGAFNALLKTVEEPPSHVKFILATTEVHKMPPTIISRCQRFDLRRIPAQLITTHLKTIASREKIDVEEEALKAIAAAAEGSLRDAESMLDQAVAFCNNRVTESDVLSIFGLTSSHTIVDLSSLVLHRRTKEALELTADQADRGCSLSHLLESWIVWLRNVLIQQVTPDSSTHPAAQEQALCVQQGKLLELLDLLAEEQSRMKWAIDTQLQMDIAIIKAAHLLERASLDDVLTTLTALSGETTISHPPSTLSCSKRPEEKSAHLPSEGVPCVEKDGSDTTQQPSNAQVIWGTVVAEVMKQGSIKFRWLEEGRAISFEGNTLHVCFPRPFRAQFDSIFWADIQPILEKHLSKIRGVPTRLAVELLEGFSSHKEDILHHTQSPAAPQNPAAAFKDDPLIRKALEVFKGTLQDM, from the coding sequence GTGAGCTATCAGGTCTTTTCCAGAAAATATCGCCCGCAAACATTTACAGAACTCGTTGGGCAAGGATATGTTGTAAACACATTACGGAATGCTATACAGCTTCAGCGCCTCGCCCAAGCTTATCTTTTTGTTGGACCGCACGGCGTTGGAAAAACTTCTGTTGCTCGCGTTCTTGCCAAGGCCCTTAACTGCATAACAGGGCCCACAATAAACCCGTGCGGAGTCTGTGGTTCCTGCATAGAAATTGCAGAAAGCCGCTCGCTGGATGTATTGGAAATTGATGGAGCAAGTAATAATGGTGTGGAAAATGTCCGAGAACTCCGTGAGGGTGTTTCCTTTTCTCCTGTGCGAGGTCCTTTCAAGGTCTACATCATCGATGAGGTACATATGCTTTCCTCTGGGGCATTCAACGCATTGCTAAAGACCGTGGAAGAACCTCCTTCACATGTGAAGTTTATCCTTGCCACGACAGAAGTTCATAAGATGCCTCCTACCATCATTAGTCGGTGTCAACGTTTTGATTTGAGGCGTATCCCAGCACAACTGATCACTACCCATTTAAAAACTATCGCTTCCAGGGAAAAAATTGATGTAGAGGAAGAGGCCCTAAAGGCTATTGCTGCTGCTGCGGAAGGGAGTTTGCGAGACGCTGAGTCTATGTTAGACCAAGCAGTTGCCTTTTGTAATAACCGGGTTACTGAGTCCGATGTTTTATCGATTTTTGGACTGACATCCAGTCATACGATCGTTGATCTTTCATCTTTAGTCCTCCACAGGAGAACTAAAGAAGCACTAGAACTAACTGCTGACCAAGCGGATCGAGGTTGCTCGCTCTCTCATCTGCTTGAAAGCTGGATTGTGTGGCTACGCAATGTACTCATTCAACAAGTGACACCAGATTCCTCCACACACCCAGCTGCCCAGGAGCAAGCATTGTGTGTACAGCAGGGCAAGCTCCTTGAGCTGCTTGATCTCTTGGCAGAAGAGCAATCTCGCATGAAGTGGGCCATCGATACTCAGCTGCAAATGGATATCGCTATTATCAAAGCAGCACATTTGCTCGAGCGAGCTAGCTTAGATGATGTGCTAACTACCCTCACCGCCCTATCTGGAGAGACAACCATTTCTCACCCTCCTAGTACACTTTCTTGCTCGAAAAGACCTGAAGAAAAAAGTGCCCATCTGCCTAGTGAAGGTGTTCCCTGTGTGGAGAAGGACGGGTCCGACACCACGCAGCAACCTAGCAATGCTCAGGTCATTTGGGGAACAGTTGTTGCAGAGGTGATGAAGCAGGGATCTATTAAATTTCGTTGGTTAGAAGAGGGTCGGGCCATTTCCTTCGAAGGAAACACATTACATGTGTGCTTCCCAAGGCCTTTTAGGGCACAATTCGATTCCATCTTTTGGGCAGACATCCAGCCTATACTAGAGAAACACCTTTCAAAAATAAGAGGAGTCCCTACTCGTCTTGCTGTTGAACTATTGGAAGGTTTCTCTTCCCATAAAGAAGACATTCTACATCATACACAATCCCCAGCAGCCCCCCAAAACCCTGCGGCAGCTTTTAAAGATGATCCTCTGATTCGCAAGGCGCTAGAAGTTTTTAAGGGTACCCTTCAGGATATGTAG